One Branchiostoma lanceolatum isolate klBraLanc5 chromosome 18, klBraLanc5.hap2, whole genome shotgun sequence DNA window includes the following coding sequences:
- the LOC136424037 gene encoding polycystin-1-like protein 2: MKDNSVNAVLVISGAFQVGVTVLPGVAEYRHRYIATLYTGFKRFAGTTAKVAIVVTGEDGQSEPHLLTDPTRRVFETAGVDTFLLTTAQSMGPLSSVHVWHDNSGDKPSWFLDQITVYDLQQEQKYVFVCNRWLAEDDDDGLIERHLPVASEKDLKDFYYVFSNRMSKDFRDGHLWFSVAGRPARSLFTRVQRVSCCLSLLLCTMVVNIAFFGVADSAAQNTEEQFDVAGFTFTWTELMISIQSALIVLPINLAIVQIFRNLKVRPGATEKEPLRLSSGKKRLEGDVETNQKDAVCEPNTANEGAQARMSTCSSQFMVSEVDISSVYGGDGMETLHELPAPCSSPAPGHPHTPDPPPAQDNNGHVADEVVIRCKSLPSLKIRIRSAKTRCFTQTENYADTVREAVQVQEEPDSQGNRDDKENQNTWSKEHRNKAPRFRQIIQQNKSLLKSEITAERTRLVDHLVARDTLTALEKDAIQTLAQKETEDKVNTFLLTRIERQNEGAFSNFCSALTHGARQGYLSELLKAGDREDLSALLDYLYVAALHIAGRPTADIMWRVFPRHLGLSDDAIETCHRQNRLLQHKVLHCLVLWYINQTEPMTPLEVIECLNSVHEKIKCSCKERWIWEVKVKGGISFVDAVEPTVATEANHSKTPPRNEEHGTRSKWEDIKHSGDAELSVSFDDLDLNMAPRPHSAGEVLTTTKVKNAGQSILGSAGNSRPSALSEMPSSDKDVQRGTSLCSNREDTDGFFEIQFSEPGDGMDAQAGTDVMQKGVEFRECLERAGDTTPSVITSPGKKKEQCLLPWWFLFIGWFLVLAVCAVSAFFTLLYGNSYGKTKAEAWLLTFFTSFLLDVVILQPVKVLVVAVALAFIVKSVDTGDDDAVAAKLRDNEEFLHVSGEEDVNIERPKPPVADPQKLAAARELRAKQRKMYSVMVEVIFYLLFVWVVVSIANGHRSESAFYQNNDVREIFLAPPTEDDGFEEIGGLDDFWAWLEEGLLPRLSENWYNGDTVDNRGFTAGHVHYLVGVTRLRQLRVRSDAVCRISPRVVSVLDDCNVEYSWENEDTSPMNNAAVNQSSPWVYQTSSALNGYPFWGSFALYAGGGYVAELSTNPAEGAAIIRDLKNNMWIDDNTRAVLVEFTIYNAYVNLFSVVTLGLELPVSGGVFPRADIQTVRLYNYTSQYTLYILACEILYVIMLLFYLYREAKELRQKKCEYFSDVWNWVELAVALLSVCAVGLFAWRMVITDRITAYRRTSPARFINYSEAAFWDAVYGYVIAIIVTLVIIKFVKLLRFNRRMSLIGGTIRHAAPKVLGFIVIYIVVIMAFAQALFFVLGNTSASFGTFLACLKTLWNIQLGEFDFSEFWDGHWFLGPTIWFLYVVTSNCILVFTFVAILMDSFERVKSNIEKQSNEHEIVDFMVKQFKDYIGWKREGNKRNVVSPDSDGPLEEEKTQMTRTRESWTDVKSQGTEKEQLNMKDPFYCIL; this comes from the exons GAGTGGCAGAATACCGGCATCGCTACATCGCCACGCTTTATACTGGCTTTAAGAGATTTGCAGGAACAACTGCCAAG GTTGCCATAGTTGTTACTGGTGAAGACGGACAGAGTGAGCCTCACCTCCTGACGGATCCTACGCGCCGCGTGTTTGAGACAGCTGGCGTGGACACCTTCCTACTAACAACAGCCCAGTCCATGGGGCCTCTGTCATCCGTACATGTCTGGCACGACAACTCCGGCGACAAGCCATCTTG GTTCCTAGACCAGATCACAGTGTATGACCTGCAACAGGAGCAGAAATATGTGTTCGTGTGCAACAG gtGGTTGGCCGAAGACGACGACGATGGTCTGATAGAGCGTCACCTTCCTGTGGCTTCTGAGAAAGATCTGAAGGACTTTTACTATGTCTTCTCCAATAGGATGTCCAAAGATTTCAG aGATGGGCACCTCTGGTTCTCTGTGGCGGGGCGGCCGGCCCGCAGCCTGTTCACCCGTGTCCAGCGCGTGTCCTGCTGCCTGTCCCTGCTCCTGTGCACGATGGTCGTCAACATCGCCTTCTTCGGAGTGGCCGACTCCGCTGCACAGAACACGGAGGAGCAGTTTGACGTCGCCGGATTCACCTTCACGTGGACAGAG CTCATGATCAGTATCCAGTCCGCCCTGATTGTTCTTCCCATCAACTTGGCCATTGTGCAGATATTCCGCAACCTAAAGGTCCGTCCGGGTGCGACTGAGAAGGAACCCCTACGTCTTTCGTCCGGGAAGAAACGTCTTGAGG GTGACGTAGAAACAAACCAAAAGGACGCTGTGTGTGAGCCAAACACAGCAAACGAGGGGGCTCAGGCGAGGATGTCTACATGCTCCTCGCAGTTCATGGTCAGTGAAGTCGACATTTCCAGCGTGTACGGCGGGGATGGGATGGAGACGTTACACGAGCTGCCCGCGCCCTGCAGCAGCCCCGCGCCGGGACACCCGCACACGCCAGACCCTCCACCTGCACAGGACAACAACGGCCATGTGGCGGATGAGGTCGTCATAAGATGCAAGAGTTTGCCGTCGCTGAAGATACGCATTCGCTCGGCCAAGACCCGATGCTTcacccagacagagaactacgCGGACACCGTGCGAGAAGCCGTCCAGGTTCAGGAGGAACCAGACTCGCAGGGAAACCGTGATGATAAGGAAAACCAAAATACATGGAGTAAAGAACACAGAA ACAAAGCACCACGATTCCGGCAGATCATACAACAGAACAAGTCTCTCCTCAAAAGTGAGATCACTGCTGAGAGAACCCGGCTGGTTGATCACCTGGTCGCCCGGGACACTCTTACAGCGCTGGAAAAGGATGCCATCCAAACTCTGGCTCAGAAAGAGACGGAAGATAAGGTCAACACTTTTCTGTTGACAAGGATAGAGCGGCAGAACGAAGGAGCGTTCTCCAACTTCTGCTCCGCGCTGACTCACGGAGCAAGACAGGGGTACCTATCTGAGCTGCTGAAGGCTGGGGACAGAGAGGACCTATCAG CGCTATTAGACTACCTGTATGTCGCCGCTCTTCACATCGCGGGCCGGCCAACAGCCGACATCATGTGGAGAGTCTTCCCCCGCCATCTTGGTCTGTCGGATGATGCCATTGAAACCTGTCATCGCCAGAATAGATTACTGCAGCACAAGGTCCTCCACTGTCTTGTTTTATGGTATATCAACCAGACCGAGCCGATGACACCTCTTGAAGTCATTGAGTGTCTGAACTCCGTCCACGAGAAAATTAAGTGTTCGTGCAAAGAGCGGTGGATATGGGAAGTAAAGGTGAAGGGAGGGATATCTTTTGTTGATGCTGTGGAACCAACCGTGGCAACAGAAGCGAACCACTCGAAGACACCGCCCAGAAACGAGGAGCATGGGACAAGATCCAAGTGGGAAGATATAAAACACAGCGGTGATGCCGAATTATCTGTTTCCTTCGACGACCTTGACCTTAACATGGCGCCTAGACCCCATTCAGCTGGAGAGGTTCTGACCACGACAAAGGTGAAGAATGCTGGACAGTCCATCCTGGGGTCCGCTGGCAATAGCCGACCCTCAGCTCTGTCCGAGATGCCATCAAGCGACAAGGACGTTCAGCGTGGGACATCCCTGTGCTCAAATCGAGAAGACACCGATGGTTTTTTCGAGATTCAGTTCAGTGAACCTGGCGATGGCATGGACGCTCAAGCAGGGACGGACGTGATGCAAAAGGGGGTGGAATTTAGGGAGTGTCTAGAGAGAGCTGGCG ATACAACACCGTCGGTTATCACCAGCCCAGGAAAGAAGAAGGAACAATGTCTTCTGCCATGGTGGTTTTTGTTTATTG GCTGGTTCCTGGTGCTGGCAGTGTGCGCGGTCTCCGCCTTCTTCACCCTTCTGTACGGGAACAGCTACGGCAAGACAAAGGCGGAGGCCTGGCTACTGACGTTTTTCACGTCCTTTCTTTTGGACGTGGTGATTCTGCAACCGGTTAAAGTTCTGGTGGTGGCTGTCGCACTGGCCTTTATCGTTAAG AGTGTGGACACTGGAGACGATGACGCCGTGGCAGCAAAGCTTCGAGACAATGAAGAATTTCTGCACGTCTCAGGCGAGGAG GACGTCAACATCGAACGGCCGAAGCCACCAGTGGCCGACCCACAGAAACTCGCTGCGGCCCGTGAGCTACGCGCCAAACAACGTAAGATGTACTCTGTGATGGTCGAGGTCATTTTCTATCTCCTATTCGTGTGGGTCGTTGTTTCCATCGCCAATGGCCACAGGTCCGAATCCGCCTTCTACCAGAACAATGACGTCAGAGAAATCTTCCTGGCCCCGCCCACCGAGGACGACGGTTTTGAAGAG ATTGGAGGGCTGGATGACTTCTGGGCCTGGCTGGAGGAGGGTCTGCTGCCCCGCCTGTCGGAGAACTGGTACAACGGCGACACGGTCGACAACAGGGGCTTCACGGCTGGGCACGTCCATTACCTAGTGGGGGTGACAAGGCTCCGCCAGCTGCGTGTACGATCGG ATGCTGTGTGCAGAATTTCCCCCAGAGTTGTCAGTGTTCTTGACGATTGTAACGTAGAGTACAGCTGGGAGAATGAAGACACCAGTCCTATGAACAACGCCGCCGTCAACCAATCATCTCCTTGGGTCTATCAGACATCTTCAGCGCTAAACG GGTACCCATTCTGGGGTAGCTTTGCTCTGTATGCGGGCGGTGGTTATGTAGCAGAACTCAGCACGAACCCAGCAGAAGGCGCCGCCATCATCCGAGACTTGAAGAACAACATGTGGATCGATGACAACACGCGCGCCGTTCTTGTCGAGTTCACCATTTACAACGCTTACGTCAACTTGTTTTCGGTCGTGACGCTTGGGCTGGAGTTGCCGGTGTCGGGAGGAGTGTTTCCCCGGGCAGACATACAGACTGTTCGGCTGTACAACTACACGTCGCAGTACACGCTGTACATCCTGGCGTGTGAGATTCTCTACGTCATCATGCTGCTCTTCTACCTGTACAGGGAAG CGAAAGAGCTTCGTCAGAAGAAATGCGAGTATTTCAGTGATGTGTGGAACTGGGTGGAGCTGGCCGTGGCcttgctgtctgtgtgtgccgtCGGCCTGTTTGCGTGGCGCATGGTCATCACCGACAGGATCACGGCCTATCGCAGGACCAGCCCGGCCAGATTCATTAACTACAG TGAAGCGGCGTTCTGGGATGCTGTGTACGGGTACGTCATCGCCATTATCGTCACTCTCGTCATCATCAAGTTTGTCAAACTTCTCCGCTTCAACCGCCGGATGTCGCTGATAGGCGGCACGATCAGGCACGCCGCGCCTAAAGTGCTGGGGTTCATTGTCATCTACATCGTTGTCATCATGGCGTTCGCACAAGCTCTCTTCTTCGTCCTCGGCAACACGTCAGCCAGCTTCGGCACCTTCCTGGCCTGCCTCAAAACGCTGTGGAACATCCAGTTGGGAGAATTTGACTTCAGCGAGTTCTGGGACGGACACTG GTTCCTTGGACCGACGATCTGGTTCTTGTACGTGGTGACGTCCAACTGTATCCTCGTCTTCACCTTTGTGGCAATCCTGATGGACAGCTTCGAGCGCGTTAAATCCAACATCGAGAAACAGTCGAACGAGCACGAGATTGTGGACTTCATGGTCAAACAGTTCAAGGACTACATCGGCTGGAAAAGAGAGGGAAACAAACGTAACGTCGTCTCGCCCGACTCGGACGGTCCGTTAGAAGAAGAGAAAACCCAAATGACAAGAACCCGCGAAAGTTGGACAGACGTCAAGAGTCAGGGAACAGAGAAAGAACAACTGAACATGAAAGATCCATTCTATTGCATATTATAG